A stretch of DNA from Schizosaccharomyces osmophilus chromosome 2, complete sequence:
ATCCATATCGATGAATTTAATACGGACATTTTTGTGATTAAGCTACTTTGGGACTTTTCTCTAAATGGAGGGTGAGGGCTCTGGGTGGACTAACCAGAACACTGACTGTAAATAGTCAGAAAAGAGATCTCTTCTGCTCAATTCATTATAAAGTTTTAAGAAAACTACCTTTTCGTTTGTCTTACGCTTTTTCAGAAGACCAATAGACCTACTcttcaaagaatttttgaataacAAGTTAAAATCAACTTGCTTCACCgattgtaattttttggGAGAAACGATAAATAAACACCTTCTTTCTGATCGTGAATCATTTTTAAGGgttactttttcaattaattgCTCTAAATATTGCAAtcattgtttattataCCTGTCATTTTATTGTATACAAGCAAATTAGGAGAAATTAAAGTCACGAGGATTAATCAGACGCTGCTCCATACTATCACatatctttttgaaacctAGTTTGTGTACTGCgtctaaaagaaaagatttttttagGATGTCCAACTTGActgaacaaaagaaacaagcCAGAACGCCCAACGGAAGgagaaaacaagaacagGATCCCATGATCCGGTTTTCAAAAGCACTTTCCAAGGTTCTTCGCCATACTGCCCAATCTAATGGGTTGCGGCTTCGTCCAGATGGCTTCGTGTCGGTAGACGACCTACTTGAATTGCCGCAATTCAAAAGTCTATCGCTAGAGATGCTGAAAAAGATTGTggatgaaaacgaaaagaaaaggttttCTTTGGCTGAAACGGATCGTAAGCTGTTCATTCGTGCCAATCAAGGGCACACAATTCGAACGATTGAAGTACCTATGACACGTGTTAGTGATGCTTCTTTATTACCTAAGGTTGTACATGgtacaagaaaagaattgtgGCCGAAGATTAACAAAGAAGGCCTTTCAcgaatgaaaaggaaccaTATTCACTGTGCTACGGGGCTCTTTGGTGAACCTGGAGTTATTTCTGGGATTCGGAAATCATGTAgtttgtatatttatatCGATGTTTTAAAAGCGATGCAACATGGAATCGAGTTTTATCAATCAGAAAATGGAGTCATTTTAACTGAAGGAAGGGATGGAGTTTTATCACCTtcgtttttcaaaaaggttGAGACAAACCTTGGAGAGGTCCTTCTTGAAGCAGATGCGAAAACAGAGACTCCCAAAACCGACAACTCGCTACAAAAGAGTGCGAATACTGAGAGTGTTGATGATTTAGATCCATTTAGCGAGGACATGGAAGCACTTACAATGCACGATTTGAATCTCGTTCAAGAAAAGCACAGCAATTTTGGTTATTCAGAAGGCATCGTGAAGGGAAAAATGGAAGTTGCACAAAGCGGTTTTGATGATGGATATAGTCAGGGAGCTATCTATGGATttgaatttggaaaaaaactGGGAGAACTAAAGGCAAAATTGCTTATTGTCGATGACGAAAAGGAACGAGCTTTATTGCAAAAGCAACTAGAAGAACTTGAGCATCAAAGTgagttttccaaatttgtGTTTGCAAACAAGGAGTCGATCCGATCTAAATTAGACAAGACGCCTACTTTGAAATAAACATTTGAAGGTGTTTGTCATTCATCATGTATATAATCCGACTTCATGCAGACTCATATCCTACAGATGGGAGCGAGTGCTTCCTTACGTGTGATCTTGAGGAGGATTGATACGTTTGACTTGCTCACTTTTGCTACCCGTTTAcctttttcatcattttactcctttttccttcgtGTATTATTTCTTAAT
This window harbors:
- the tpt1 gene encoding tRNA 2'-phosphotransferase Tpt1/ CIA machinery; amino-acid sequence: MSNLTEQKKQARTPNGRRKQEQDPMIRFSKALSKVLRHTAQSNGLRLRPDGFVSVDDLLELPQFKSLSLEMLKKIVDENEKKRFSLAETDRKLFIRANQGHTIRTIEVPMTRVSDASLLPKVVHGTRKELWPKINKEGLSRMKRNHIHCATGLFGEPGVISGIRKSCSLYIYIDVLKAMQHGIEFYQSENGVILTEGRDGVLSPSFFKKVETNLGEVLLEADAKTETPKTDNSLQKSANTESVDDLDPFSEDMEALTMHDLNLVQEKHSNFGYSEGIVKGKMEVAQSGFDDGYSQGAIYGFEFGKKLGELKAKLLIVDDEKERALLQKQLEELEHQSEFSKFVFANKESIRSKLDKTPTLK